The following are encoded in a window of Magnolia sinica isolate HGM2019 chromosome 11, MsV1, whole genome shotgun sequence genomic DNA:
- the LOC131218467 gene encoding uncharacterized protein LOC131218467, producing the protein MDVSKKLQQLKFHFLVSAIFSLLFLFLLYHSPSFVTILSYFWPLLLSTAVFLTSVTVLGQISPPESETSGRKAGEELIGFVAGQPRGGEADY; encoded by the coding sequence ATGGACGTCTCAAAAAAGCTCCAGCAACTGAAATTCCATTTCCTTGTCTCTgccattttctctctcctcttcctcttccttctctACCATTCTCCTAGCTTTGTGACCATCCTCTCCTACTTCTGGCCTCTCCTCCTCTCCACCGCCGTCTTCCTGACGTCTGTCACCGTCCTCGGCCAGATCTCTCCACCGGAGTCCGAAACATCAGGTCGAAAAGCCGGCGAGGAGCTGATTGGTTTCGTTGCAGGACAACCACGTGGAGGAGAAGCTGATTACTAG